The following coding sequences are from one Streptomyces sp. NBC_01485 window:
- a CDS encoding M4 family metallopeptidase produces the protein MPRRHRPTLRRRRSTALALTTIGTLLALGAPAGAAGAAPADPGPSKITATPRAGAATKALSPAGRAAMIKSAQTTAGTTAQRLALGAQEKLVVKDVVQDADGTTHTRYERTYAGLPVLGGDLVVHVKSGRTTVTKASGATLAVPSLTPKLSAAAATGKALTASKNAAVKGSETGSAPRLVVWAGTGKPVLAWETVVEGVQRDGTPSKLQVVTDATTGKQLLAAEQVETGSGTGQYSGTVPLGTTRSGSTYQLTDGGRAGHKTYDLNQGTSGTGTLFTDDNDVWGDGTPANRQTAGVDVAFGAAATWDYYKDVYGRNGIRNDGVAAYSRSHYGSSYVNAFWDDSCFCMTYGDGSGNTHPLTSLDVAAHEMSHGVTAATADLTYSGESGGLNEATSDIFAAAVEFHSNLANDPGDYLVGEKIDINGDGTPLRYMDKPSKDGDSRDNWSSTLGSVDVHYSSGPANHFFYLLSEGSGAKTVNGVAYDSPTYDGQAVTGIGIENAAAIWYRALTTYMTSNTNYAGARTATLQAAGDLFGAYSPTYLAVANAWAGINVGGRIALGVNVAPIADQISGVGQAVSLQVDAYTTNSGAGLTYEATGLPDGLSISPSGLITGTPTTLGGGDVTVKVTDATGASVTDTFTWRIAYIYANATRVDIPDNGAAVESPVTIAGRDGNASATTSVYVNIVHTYRGDLTVDLVGPNGTVYSLLNLSGGSADNVDQTFTVNASAQPVNGTWKLRVQDHASIDVGYIQRWQLTP, from the coding sequence TTGCCCCGTCGACACCGTCCCACCCTCCGGCGCAGACGCTCCACAGCCCTCGCGTTGACGACCATCGGCACCCTGCTGGCACTGGGTGCCCCGGCCGGCGCCGCCGGCGCGGCCCCCGCCGACCCGGGCCCGTCCAAGATCACCGCCACGCCTCGCGCGGGAGCCGCCACGAAGGCCCTGTCGCCGGCCGGCCGCGCCGCAATGATCAAGAGCGCGCAGACCACGGCCGGTACCACGGCCCAGCGGCTCGCCCTCGGCGCGCAGGAGAAGCTCGTCGTCAAGGACGTCGTCCAGGACGCCGACGGCACCACCCACACCCGCTACGAGCGCACCTACGCCGGGCTGCCCGTCCTCGGCGGCGACCTGGTCGTGCACGTCAAGAGCGGCCGTACCACCGTGACGAAGGCCAGCGGGGCGACCCTCGCGGTGCCGTCGCTCACCCCGAAGCTCTCCGCGGCCGCCGCCACCGGCAAGGCCCTCACCGCCTCGAAGAACGCCGCGGTCAAGGGCTCCGAGACCGGCAGCGCGCCCCGGCTGGTCGTCTGGGCCGGCACCGGCAAGCCCGTCCTCGCCTGGGAGACGGTCGTCGAGGGCGTCCAGCGGGACGGCACGCCCAGCAAGCTCCAGGTCGTCACCGACGCGACCACCGGCAAGCAGCTCCTCGCCGCCGAGCAGGTGGAGACCGGCTCCGGCACCGGCCAGTACAGCGGCACCGTCCCGCTCGGCACGACCCGGTCGGGATCGACGTACCAGCTCACCGACGGCGGCCGGGCCGGACACAAGACGTACGACCTGAACCAGGGCACCTCGGGCACCGGCACCCTCTTCACGGACGACAACGATGTCTGGGGCGACGGCACCCCGGCCAACCGCCAGACCGCCGGTGTCGACGTGGCCTTCGGCGCCGCGGCCACCTGGGACTACTACAAGGACGTGTACGGCCGCAACGGCATCCGCAACGACGGTGTCGCCGCCTACAGCAGGTCCCACTACGGCAGCAGCTACGTCAACGCCTTCTGGGACGACAGCTGCTTCTGCATGACGTACGGCGACGGCTCGGGCAACACCCACCCGCTGACCTCCCTCGACGTGGCCGCGCACGAGATGAGCCACGGCGTCACCGCCGCCACCGCCGACCTGACGTACTCGGGCGAGTCCGGCGGCCTCAACGAGGCCACCTCCGACATCTTCGCCGCCGCCGTCGAGTTCCACTCGAACCTCGCCAACGACCCGGGTGACTACCTCGTCGGCGAGAAGATCGACATCAACGGCGACGGCACCCCGCTGCGCTACATGGACAAGCCCTCCAAGGACGGCGACTCCCGCGACAACTGGAGCTCCACCCTCGGCAGCGTCGACGTCCACTACTCCTCGGGCCCGGCGAACCACTTCTTCTACCTGCTCTCCGAGGGCAGCGGCGCCAAGACCGTCAACGGCGTCGCCTACGACAGCCCGACCTACGACGGCCAGGCAGTCACCGGCATCGGCATCGAGAACGCCGCCGCCATCTGGTACCGGGCGCTGACGACGTACATGACGTCCAACACCAACTACGCGGGCGCCCGCACCGCCACCCTCCAGGCCGCCGGCGACCTGTTCGGCGCCTACAGCCCGACCTACCTCGCCGTCGCCAACGCCTGGGCCGGCATCAACGTCGGCGGCCGGATAGCCCTCGGCGTCAACGTCGCCCCGATCGCCGACCAGATCAGCGGCGTCGGCCAGGCGGTCAGCCTCCAGGTGGACGCGTACACCACCAACTCCGGGGCCGGCCTCACCTACGAGGCGACCGGGCTGCCCGACGGACTGAGCATCAGCCCGAGCGGTCTGATCACCGGCACGCCGACCACCCTCGGCGGCGGCGACGTCACCGTCAAGGTCACCGACGCCACCGGCGCGTCCGTCACGGACACCTTCACCTGGCGCATCGCGTACATCTACGCCAACGCCACCCGCGTCGACATTCCGGACAACGGCGCCGCCGTGGAGTCCCCGGTCACCATCGCGGGCCGTGACGGCAACGCCTCCGCCACCACCTCGGTGTACGTCAACATCGTGCACACCTACCGCGGTGACCTGACCGTCGACCTCGTCGGCCCCAACGGCACCGTCTACTCCCTGCTCAACCTCAGCGGCGGCTCCGCCGACAACGTCGACCAGACGTTCACGGTCAACGCCTCCGCCCAGCCCGTCAACGGCACCTGGAAACTGCGCGTCCAGGACCACGCGTCGATCGACGTGGGCTACATCCAGCGCTGGCAGCTCACTCCCTGA
- a CDS encoding chitosanase: MVHISRPADGPTPTSRRFFLALTGALAAAPLLAAHPATAATAATTATGLDDPAKKEIAMKLVSSAENSSLDWKAQYQYIEDIGDGRGYTAGIIGFCSGTGDMLDLVQLYADRKPGNVLARYLPALRAVDGTDAHTGLDPNYPKDWRKAAQDTAFQQAQNDERDRVYFNPAVRQGRTDGLRVLGQFAYYDAIVMHGDGTDPTSFRNIRKRALAKAKPPARGGDETTYLNAFLDARVWAMKQEEAHSDTSRVDTAQRVFLRKGNLDLDPPLDWKVYGDSYRIG; encoded by the coding sequence GTGGTGCACATATCCCGGCCAGCCGACGGCCCCACCCCCACCTCCCGTCGCTTCTTCCTCGCCCTCACCGGCGCCCTGGCGGCCGCCCCGCTCCTCGCCGCCCACCCGGCGACCGCAGCGACCGCGGCCACCACCGCCACGGGCCTCGACGACCCGGCGAAGAAGGAGATCGCCATGAAGCTGGTGTCGAGCGCGGAGAACTCCTCGCTCGACTGGAAGGCCCAGTACCAGTACATCGAGGACATCGGCGACGGTCGCGGCTACACCGCCGGCATCATCGGCTTCTGCTCGGGCACCGGCGACATGCTCGACCTCGTCCAGCTCTACGCCGACCGCAAGCCCGGCAACGTCCTCGCCAGGTACCTGCCCGCCCTGCGCGCCGTCGACGGCACCGACGCGCACACGGGCCTCGACCCGAACTACCCCAAGGACTGGCGCAAGGCCGCCCAGGACACGGCGTTCCAGCAGGCCCAGAACGACGAACGCGACCGCGTCTACTTCAACCCGGCCGTCCGGCAGGGCAGGACCGACGGACTGCGCGTCCTGGGCCAGTTCGCCTACTACGACGCCATCGTCATGCACGGCGACGGCACCGACCCCACCAGCTTCCGCAACATCCGTAAGCGCGCGCTGGCCAAGGCCAAGCCGCCGGCCCGGGGCGGCGATGAGACGACGTACCTCAACGCCTTCCTCGACGCCCGCGTCTGGGCCATGAAGCAGGAGGAGGCGCACAGCGACACCAGTCGCGTCGACACCGCCCAGCGCGTCTTCCTGCGCAAGGGCAACCTCGACCTCGACCCGCCCCTCGACTGGAAGGTGTACGGAGACAGCTACCGCATCGGCTGA
- a CDS encoding acyltransferase family protein, which translates to MKTPPFVPPPPESSLSVITRSPILTAPTGPPRLGWLDSLRGIAALVVVLDHSSRAFMPEFRQEVMPQFDLGRYGIMVFFLVSGYIIPASLERRGCVRTFWIGRVFRMYPLWAVAVAAVLALDLLGVAELRAGLGRESPATSAVAHVTLLQELLGTPSVLLVLWTLSYEMAFYLMVVALFTVRLQHRSAAVAVTLAVLAAASAVVGGLLPVSALSGAVGTGRLVAVVSVVMVLAVCCASAGSPALRVAGGVLGGVSALVLVAFNGTVPMWEGLMILSVMFLGTAVHRAENGESSRWCAVRTAAVVLVCAVGSAYWYGDDSHFTRRGWILAFLLAVLTFGAGLASRHRRVPRLLIGLGVISYSVYLVHPVLLAVTDGTIGRWRRDSPGLEVAFFAVLLPLCVLTHRYIEVPGQAWGRRLARRVRPKSAGGTER; encoded by the coding sequence ATGAAAACCCCGCCCTTCGTCCCCCCACCCCCGGAGTCATCGCTCTCCGTGATTACACGATCACCCATCTTGACTGCGCCGACCGGCCCCCCGCGACTGGGCTGGCTCGACTCGTTGCGCGGCATCGCGGCACTCGTCGTGGTGCTGGACCACTCGTCGCGCGCGTTCATGCCGGAGTTCCGGCAGGAGGTGATGCCGCAGTTCGACCTCGGCCGGTACGGAATCATGGTGTTCTTCCTGGTGAGCGGGTACATCATCCCCGCCTCGCTCGAACGCCGGGGCTGCGTCCGGACGTTCTGGATCGGACGGGTCTTCCGCATGTACCCGTTGTGGGCGGTCGCCGTCGCCGCGGTCCTCGCCCTCGACTTACTGGGCGTCGCCGAACTGCGCGCAGGGCTCGGCCGGGAGAGCCCCGCCACCTCGGCCGTCGCCCATGTCACCCTGCTCCAAGAGCTGTTGGGGACACCCAGCGTTCTGCTCGTCCTGTGGACGCTCTCCTACGAGATGGCGTTCTACCTGATGGTCGTCGCTCTCTTCACGGTCCGGCTCCAGCATCGGTCGGCGGCGGTCGCCGTCACCCTGGCCGTGCTCGCCGCCGCGAGCGCGGTGGTGGGGGGCCTGCTGCCGGTCTCCGCGCTCTCCGGTGCGGTGGGCACCGGCCGGCTGGTCGCGGTCGTCTCGGTCGTCATGGTGCTCGCCGTCTGCTGTGCGAGTGCCGGGTCGCCCGCGCTTCGCGTGGCCGGCGGGGTGCTGGGCGGGGTGTCGGCGCTGGTCCTGGTCGCTTTCAACGGCACGGTCCCGATGTGGGAGGGCCTAATGATCCTCTCCGTGATGTTCCTCGGCACCGCCGTCCACCGGGCCGAGAACGGCGAGAGCAGCCGGTGGTGCGCGGTCCGCACGGCGGCCGTGGTGCTCGTCTGCGCCGTGGGGAGTGCGTACTGGTACGGCGACGACTCCCACTTCACCCGGCGCGGCTGGATCCTGGCGTTCCTGCTGGCCGTGCTCACCTTCGGTGCCGGACTGGCCTCGCGCCACCGGCGCGTGCCGCGCCTGCTGATCGGACTGGGGGTGATCAGTTACTCGGTCTACCTGGTGCATCCTGTGCTGCTGGCGGTGACCGACGGCACGATCGGCCGGTGGCGACGAGACAGTCCCGGGCTCGAAGTGGCGTTCTTCGCCGTGCTGCTGCCGCTGTGCGTCCTGACCCACCGTTACATCGAGGTGCCGGGCCAGGCCTGGGGGCGCAGACTGGCGCGCCGGGTTCGGCCGAAGTCGGCCGGGGGCACGGAGAGGTAG
- a CDS encoding ATP-binding protein — protein MAPVPPDQGSSAPDGIPAETTVALDGKHGCIARARQLTGDFLTRVQRLDGATVSARAMDLSQLVVSELVTNALRYAPGPVLLQLRITGSAVEIVVWDSDPVLPSPHAPDPTRVGRHGLEIVRAVAEDFDVMREPVGKRIVARLGLTDRP, from the coding sequence ATGGCACCTGTTCCGCCCGACCAGGGCTCTTCCGCACCTGACGGGATCCCTGCCGAGACGACGGTGGCACTGGACGGCAAGCACGGTTGCATCGCCCGGGCGCGGCAGCTCACGGGTGACTTCCTCACCCGCGTCCAGCGCCTGGACGGCGCGACCGTGTCGGCCCGGGCCATGGACCTGTCCCAGCTCGTGGTGAGCGAGCTGGTCACCAACGCGCTGAGATACGCGCCCGGGCCGGTCCTGCTGCAACTGCGCATCACCGGCTCGGCGGTGGAGATCGTCGTCTGGGACAGCGATCCGGTGCTGCCGTCGCCCCACGCGCCGGACCCGACGCGGGTGGGCCGGCACGGCCTGGAGATCGTGCGGGCCGTGGCCGAGGACTTCGACGTCATGCGGGAGCCGGTGGGCAAGCGGATCGTCGCCCGCCTGGGCCTGACCGACAGACCGTGA
- a CDS encoding flavodoxin family protein, whose product MATLLIVHHTPSPNCQALFEAVVSGATAPGIEGVRVERRAALAATASDVLAADAYLLGTPANLGYMSGALKHFFDQVYYPCLDTTRGRPFGYYVHGGNDVTGAVRGIEAITTGLGWRRAAEPVAVTGEPGKADMAACWELGATVAAGLMD is encoded by the coding sequence GTGGCCACCTTGCTGATCGTCCATCACACCCCCTCGCCCAACTGCCAGGCGCTCTTCGAAGCGGTCGTCTCGGGAGCGACGGCACCCGGGATCGAGGGTGTCCGCGTCGAGCGGCGGGCGGCCCTCGCCGCGACCGCCTCCGACGTCCTGGCCGCCGACGCCTACCTGCTGGGCACCCCGGCGAACCTCGGGTACATGTCGGGCGCGCTCAAGCACTTCTTCGACCAGGTCTACTACCCCTGCCTCGACACCACCCGCGGCCGGCCCTTCGGCTACTACGTGCACGGCGGCAACGACGTCACCGGCGCGGTACGCGGCATCGAGGCCATCACCACGGGCCTGGGCTGGCGACGCGCGGCCGAGCCGGTCGCGGTCACCGGGGAACCGGGCAAGGCGGACATGGCGGCCTGCTGGGAACTGGGCGCGACGGTCGCGGCCGGCCTGATGGACTGA